Proteins encoded together in one Chryseobacterium sp. G0201 window:
- a CDS encoding DUF6759 domain-containing protein: protein MKKLLLLFSTVLFFGLLSAQRKDKDYSNILKSKNIYEINAFLRDAHPDDPRRSVLKPRVMEMMKEYIKTARPEDQKVKQMQEQLALLKRRPSTKISFDEMNAIIKQKQIAKYNAELQAKQSLVVYTPSNAKNVYVTNTTAAASTAVIADTEAEEFNMLMAVSPTEHKNKTVQILNSLFDNDPMSKECIVLIQNKSDCNIIVRMEGIGTTKYRLAVPAHNESSVVVNKGDYLFTSVVCGSQYASQKTIQKPLMVALGSSAKK, encoded by the coding sequence ATGAAAAAGTTACTTTTACTCTTTAGTACAGTGTTATTTTTTGGACTTCTTTCTGCTCAGAGAAAAGACAAAGATTACAGCAACATTTTAAAAAGCAAAAACATTTATGAGATAAATGCTTTCTTAAGAGATGCACACCCCGATGATCCGCGCAGATCCGTTCTAAAGCCAAGAGTAATGGAAATGATGAAGGAATATATTAAAACCGCGCGTCCCGAAGATCAGAAAGTAAAACAAATGCAAGAGCAGCTTGCTTTGTTGAAGAGAAGACCTTCAACTAAAATCTCTTTTGATGAGATGAACGCCATCATTAAACAAAAACAGATTGCAAAATATAATGCAGAATTACAGGCAAAACAATCTTTGGTTGTTTATACTCCCAGTAATGCAAAAAATGTATATGTTACCAACACAACCGCAGCAGCTTCAACAGCCGTTATTGCTGATACAGAAGCGGAAGAATTCAACATGCTGATGGCTGTTTCTCCCACGGAGCATAAGAATAAAACCGTACAGATATTAAACTCACTTTTCGATAATGACCCGATGAGTAAAGAATGTATCGTGCTTATTCAAAATAAATCCGACTGTAATATTATCGTAAGAATGGAAGGAATAGGTACTACAAAATACAGGCTTGCCGTTCCTGCTCATAACGAAAGTTCTGTTGTTGTGAATAAAGGTGATTATCTTTTTACAAGTGTTGTATGCGGATCTCAATATGCCTCTCAAAAAACAATCCAAAAACCTCTGATGGTGGCATTGGGAAGTTCTGCAAAAAAATAA